A single genomic interval of halophilic archaeon DL31 harbors:
- a CDS encoding hypothetical protein (KEGG: hbo:Hbor_24600 hypothetical protein), with protein sequence MSLAADQRGRIPFALVGVLLLVSASVYATGVAQQAAPAVDQRVADSVDATSQDVRPVLRDAIHDASREAARNPVTEPADTPTGRVLNDSQPFVDALRVRLAIGVRAALGTVGRETKVGKTTVSLPPIDDAESLRSAKRDIQVTPVDGGESMMVTVQNLTVRAHRGDRAVAKRRLNLTLTVATPVLVLHERATRYERRLNRGALEGPGLGRSMTARLYPVTTARAYARYGGAPIENVLGNRHVALSTNAALLAQQRAVFGRHDPAGARALEVATVRVGVTDVLQPRNGDAADFANAVLRPNAVDDGEQAQGRFEPEMPDGPPISASPRAVADEAYLGIGTDLVAETAGSYRVTGRLETQVVETTLLAEPIAKKPGENWTLHEERTSNRTVVSAADEAATDRFEPVAGNATSRIYRKVAVYHTTTRVWTCGSETKTTHVQWRNEHLVAVTVSAAYAPADNAPDRPTTPTFRQGGAFDGPNLVGGTDRVAHKLFTVNGGLDSIAARVATGHKGLLTQNATTTAPRPGTLGPWVSSDLRQLRQRVANITVTVSRQRVAAGEANPAAKLAERLRDRRSALLNAPERYHGVADRARVSVRAAYLDRVIAALDRRATAAESRNNAYLDGIKDMSARRLATLTSIGSGASGEPTASAGPTQRGESEALRVIPDASPVYLTTAAVDADHVRTVPAEETVHPLAIETTNWFAAPYGEAASEVTGAIFDENRVTLETAAGTLVAADQAVADEAGSGGTASNRRAALVANRDELAQAVGRSVSRLEQSLCDVASREPGVSVGVCRAVVRDLHGHWGGVGHRGLAMSNGSYADPFVQGLERRGVDAGTASDAGVRIRVHLRKQTAERHTSVPAQTTNQTASAVRQYGRERVQKATEAALANGTARAAKKLTGASRLPAGLPLAPPPYSWIATVNAWSVTVRGEYQRFALRAPGGSPDGGGAVVRYVRDGSIVRLDVDGDGKAERLGQSERVSFETGTTVVAAVPPGPPGVGDVDGSRTEQSPGWPCPGVNGDEDCVARETE encoded by the coding sequence ATGAGTCTCGCTGCAGACCAACGCGGCCGAATCCCATTCGCACTCGTCGGTGTGCTGCTGCTCGTGAGCGCCTCCGTCTACGCGACTGGTGTCGCCCAACAGGCAGCCCCAGCAGTCGACCAGCGTGTTGCTGACTCGGTGGACGCTACCAGCCAAGACGTGCGTCCGGTGCTGCGGGACGCCATTCACGATGCGTCGCGCGAGGCTGCACGCAACCCGGTTACCGAACCCGCTGACACCCCGACTGGGCGGGTGCTCAACGACTCACAGCCCTTTGTCGACGCGCTCCGGGTCCGTCTCGCCATCGGTGTCCGCGCTGCACTCGGTACCGTTGGACGAGAGACGAAAGTAGGGAAAACCACTGTCTCGCTTCCACCAATCGACGACGCAGAGAGCCTTCGTAGCGCGAAACGGGATATTCAGGTAACGCCGGTCGATGGCGGCGAGTCGATGATGGTGACGGTCCAGAATCTCACGGTCCGAGCCCACCGGGGAGACCGGGCCGTCGCGAAACGGCGGTTGAACCTCACGCTCACAGTAGCGACGCCGGTGCTCGTGCTCCACGAGCGGGCGACGCGCTACGAGCGGCGGCTGAACCGCGGCGCGCTCGAAGGGCCGGGACTCGGACGGTCGATGACCGCCCGCCTCTATCCCGTCACGACGGCCCGGGCGTACGCTCGCTACGGTGGCGCACCCATCGAAAACGTGCTCGGAAACCGCCACGTTGCGCTCTCGACGAACGCTGCGCTCCTCGCCCAGCAACGAGCAGTTTTCGGTCGCCACGACCCCGCTGGCGCACGTGCACTCGAGGTGGCAACAGTCCGCGTCGGTGTCACAGACGTACTCCAGCCCCGAAATGGGGATGCTGCAGATTTCGCCAACGCAGTCCTCCGCCCCAACGCCGTGGACGATGGCGAGCAGGCCCAGGGACGATTCGAGCCGGAGATGCCCGACGGTCCCCCGATTTCCGCATCGCCCAGGGCCGTCGCCGACGAGGCGTATCTCGGTATCGGGACGGATCTTGTCGCAGAGACTGCTGGGAGCTACCGGGTGACCGGGCGGCTCGAAACTCAGGTCGTCGAAACGACACTCCTGGCCGAGCCAATCGCAAAAAAGCCGGGAGAAAACTGGACGCTGCATGAAGAACGCACGAGCAATCGCACGGTCGTCTCTGCGGCCGACGAAGCGGCCACTGACCGGTTTGAGCCGGTTGCGGGGAACGCAACGTCTCGGATCTATCGCAAGGTCGCGGTGTATCATACGACGACTCGAGTCTGGACCTGTGGGAGTGAGACCAAGACCACCCACGTCCAGTGGCGCAACGAACACCTGGTCGCGGTGACGGTCAGCGCTGCGTACGCCCCTGCGGACAACGCCCCGGACAGGCCCACAACTCCAACATTCCGACAGGGCGGCGCATTCGATGGTCCGAACCTTGTCGGAGGCACCGACCGAGTCGCCCACAAACTCTTCACGGTGAACGGCGGCCTCGACTCAATCGCCGCCCGCGTGGCTACCGGTCATAAGGGACTGCTGACGCAGAATGCGACAACCACCGCGCCGCGACCTGGGACGCTGGGTCCGTGGGTGTCGAGTGACCTCCGACAGCTGCGTCAACGCGTGGCGAACATCACGGTCACCGTTTCCCGCCAGCGCGTCGCCGCGGGTGAAGCGAACCCAGCCGCCAAACTGGCTGAACGGCTTCGTGACCGTCGTTCGGCCCTCCTCAACGCGCCGGAACGCTACCACGGTGTGGCCGACCGCGCCCGTGTTTCCGTCAGGGCCGCCTACCTCGACCGGGTAATCGCTGCACTCGATCGTCGTGCAACCGCTGCAGAAAGCCGAAACAACGCATATCTCGACGGTATCAAAGACATGAGTGCGCGTCGGTTGGCAACACTCACGAGCATCGGGTCTGGTGCCAGTGGGGAGCCGACTGCGTCAGCGGGTCCGACACAGCGTGGGGAGTCAGAGGCGCTCCGAGTGATTCCCGATGCCTCCCCCGTCTATCTGACGACGGCCGCTGTCGACGCCGACCACGTTCGAACCGTCCCGGCCGAGGAGACCGTCCACCCCCTCGCGATCGAGACCACGAACTGGTTCGCGGCACCATACGGCGAAGCGGCCAGTGAGGTCACCGGAGCGATCTTCGACGAGAACCGGGTCACACTCGAAACCGCGGCTGGAACGCTCGTCGCCGCGGACCAGGCGGTAGCCGACGAAGCCGGTTCTGGTGGGACCGCCTCGAACCGACGAGCCGCACTCGTTGCGAACCGTGATGAATTGGCCCAGGCCGTCGGTCGCTCGGTGAGCCGTCTTGAGCAGTCACTCTGCGATGTCGCCAGTCGCGAACCTGGGGTCTCGGTGGGAGTCTGCCGGGCAGTCGTTCGTGACCTCCACGGTCACTGGGGTGGCGTCGGCCATCGTGGTCTCGCCATGAGCAACGGGAGCTACGCCGACCCGTTCGTCCAGGGCCTCGAGCGCCGCGGCGTCGACGCTGGAACAGCCAGCGACGCCGGCGTCCGTATCCGGGTCCACCTCAGAAAACAGACAGCTGAACGCCACACCAGCGTCCCGGCACAGACGACGAACCAGACTGCATCCGCCGTCCGCCAGTACGGTCGCGAACGTGTCCAGAAAGCGACCGAAGCCGCGTTGGCCAACGGAACAGCGCGAGCCGCCAAGAAACTCACCGGGGCGTCCCGTCTCCCGGCTGGCCTCCCGCTTGCGCCCCCACCGTACAGCTGGATCGCGACAGTAAACGCCTGGAGTGTCACCGTTCGTGGGGAGTACCAGCGCTTCGCGCTCCGTGCGCCCGGTGGAAGCCCCGACGGCGGTGGCGCAGTCGTGCGATACGTCCGAGATGGCTCGATCGTCCGCCTCGATGTGGACGGTGACGGGAAGGCAGAACGGCTGGGGCAGAGTGAACGGGTGAGCTTCGAGACGGGAACGACTGTCGTCGCCGCCGTTCCGCCGGGGCCACCCGGCGTCGGGGACGTGGACGGCAGTCGGACCGAGCAGTCACCGGGGTGGCCCTGCCCGGGTGTGAACGGAGACGAGGACTGCGTGGCCCGCGAGACGGAGTAA
- a CDS encoding hypothetical protein (KEGG: hmu:Hmuk_3058 hypothetical protein), whose amino-acid sequence MVVRVVLATVLAAALLAASLPAVESVRTDRTTAAMERTIDQVERAGSRLLTDEAADAGARRVVTVSLPARSFTAAGVDQFTVRCSRECTIDYRVAGGDLQSRRLPSVPLATPDGPVTFSTVGTHRLTLGLRRQNGSRVVTVRG is encoded by the coding sequence GTGGTAGTCCGGGTCGTCCTCGCAACAGTCCTCGCTGCCGCCCTCTTGGCAGCTTCGCTCCCTGCGGTCGAGTCCGTCCGAACTGACCGAACAACAGCGGCGATGGAGCGAACTATCGACCAGGTCGAACGCGCCGGCAGCAGGTTGCTCACAGATGAAGCAGCCGATGCCGGCGCTCGGCGCGTGGTCACTGTGTCACTGCCAGCACGGTCGTTCACCGCGGCCGGTGTCGACCAGTTCACAGTTCGCTGTTCACGCGAGTGTACAATCGACTACCGAGTCGCTGGTGGCGACCTGCAAAGCAGGCGGCTGCCGTCGGTACCGCTGGCCACACCCGACGGCCCAGTGACGTTTTCCACCGTCGGGACCCACCGGCTCACGCTGGGCCTGCGCCGCCAGAATGGGTCGCGAGTCGTCACGGTTCGTGGCTGA
- a CDS encoding hypothetical protein (KEGG: hwa:HQ1184A hypothetical protein) codes for MLYDAVETPGDLTPDALLAAYFEELAAVVADLGVDTVVEGTGLDRPSVVAIGDGKTPPLTLEEAAEILALSDGAPSAEDIAWEARDHLLMGMTTAVLDVDTIARETKTDLDGKEVQQAIEGRLPTTLTEFARIQQFIGSRR; via the coding sequence ATGTTATACGACGCTGTCGAGACTCCCGGCGACCTGACGCCCGACGCGCTCCTGGCGGCGTACTTCGAGGAACTCGCTGCCGTCGTCGCCGATCTCGGTGTGGACACCGTCGTGGAGGGAACGGGTCTGGACCGGCCATCCGTCGTCGCGATCGGCGACGGCAAGACCCCGCCACTCACCCTCGAGGAGGCCGCAGAGATTCTGGCACTGAGCGACGGTGCCCCCTCGGCCGAGGATATCGCCTGGGAGGCGCGAGACCACCTCCTGATGGGGATGACGACCGCAGTCCTCGACGTGGACACCATCGCCCGCGAGACAAAGACTGACCTCGACGGGAAAGAGGTCCAGCAGGCCATCGAGGGCCGGCTGCCGACGACGCTCACGGAATTTGCCCGAATTCAACAGTTCATCGGCAGCCGCCGCTGA
- a CDS encoding type II secretion system protein E (PFAM: Type II secretion system protein E~KEGG: hbo:Hbor_24650 ATPase, type IV secretory pathway virb11 component like protein), with amino-acid sequence MSLLPRRESAPPCDCRPAFVEPAGTGVDDRVELRIDADDCPDDGALTAAPACRRTAICALAERDADAVRVRSAGVERYYTDDATALLLAAGRFAALVDHHDSRLATTARTDPLAAAREATGRSGVVSRLAAETGLAEGAARMGNDENALRVHTGPTIAQCRLEPQPPADARLLDSHELPTGGTARQYVVDDGTETKTETPQYHLEPVEASFSSEEYQLLAAAAASLAEEGATGELAPDRAVRRVASSGDAVEAVAAVLRKHTRGNGVLDDLFADERVTDAFVTAPADENPLRVTVDGEPVPTNVRLTPEGVGTLASRIRRRSGRAFSRATPTVDATLETSEGEQLRVAGVTRPLSPGTAFAFRRHGDEAWTLPRLVIANSLTARVAALLSLAVQRGAAGLVAGARGAGKTTLLGALLWALPSSTRTVVIEDTPELPVQSLQNGGRDVQHLHVGREEGTAETTPAEALRTALRLGEGSLVVGEVRGEEAPALYEAMRVGAASDAVLGTVHGKGAEAVRGRMAELGVSNAAFGATDFVLTTARTGSGRQAVAVEEVRETAGGTEIRPLFGLDNGELTATGLLDRGESKLLDGLSTPQESYGDTLAVVDKRATWFRDVAADGVVAPDAIQAERTHGEQGGTSW; translated from the coding sequence ATGTCACTACTCCCACGGCGTGAGTCAGCCCCACCGTGTGACTGCCGTCCCGCCTTCGTGGAGCCAGCCGGGACGGGCGTCGACGACCGCGTCGAACTCCGGATCGACGCCGACGACTGCCCCGATGACGGAGCCCTCACAGCCGCACCAGCATGCCGACGGACGGCGATCTGCGCGCTGGCCGAGCGAGACGCCGACGCGGTTCGCGTCCGCTCGGCCGGGGTCGAACGCTACTACACTGATGACGCGACCGCGTTGCTGCTGGCTGCCGGGCGGTTCGCGGCGCTGGTCGACCATCACGATTCCAGGCTTGCGACCACCGCTCGGACTGACCCGCTCGCTGCGGCTCGGGAGGCTACAGGCCGCTCCGGTGTCGTGAGCCGGCTTGCGGCCGAAACGGGGCTTGCTGAAGGCGCTGCTCGCATGGGGAACGACGAGAACGCTCTCCGTGTCCACACCGGTCCGACGATTGCACAGTGCCGCCTCGAACCACAACCGCCGGCAGACGCGCGACTACTCGACAGTCACGAGCTTCCGACCGGCGGAACCGCTCGCCAGTACGTTGTCGACGACGGGACGGAGACAAAGACGGAGACGCCCCAGTACCACCTCGAACCGGTGGAAGCGTCGTTCAGTTCCGAGGAGTACCAACTACTGGCGGCGGCGGCAGCGTCGTTGGCCGAGGAGGGAGCTACTGGTGAGCTTGCTCCGGACCGGGCCGTGCGCCGGGTGGCCAGTTCCGGCGACGCTGTGGAAGCGGTCGCCGCCGTTCTTCGGAAACACACACGCGGGAACGGCGTTCTCGACGACCTGTTCGCCGACGAGCGAGTGACTGACGCGTTCGTCACGGCGCCAGCAGACGAGAATCCCCTCAGAGTGACCGTCGACGGCGAGCCGGTTCCGACGAACGTTCGACTCACACCGGAGGGCGTCGGCACGCTCGCCTCGCGAATTCGCCGCCGGAGCGGACGGGCATTCTCTCGGGCGACACCAACTGTCGATGCGACCTTGGAAACCTCGGAGGGTGAGCAACTCCGTGTCGCCGGCGTCACCCGGCCGCTCTCACCCGGGACCGCCTTCGCGTTCCGCAGACACGGTGATGAGGCGTGGACGCTCCCACGACTCGTCATCGCGAACTCCCTCACAGCGCGTGTCGCCGCCCTCCTTTCGTTGGCCGTCCAACGCGGCGCGGCCGGGTTAGTGGCTGGTGCCCGCGGTGCGGGGAAGACCACACTGCTCGGGGCTCTCCTCTGGGCACTGCCATCGTCTACCCGAACAGTCGTCATCGAGGACACGCCGGAGCTGCCAGTCCAGTCGCTCCAGAACGGGGGCCGGGACGTCCAGCACCTCCACGTCGGTCGTGAAGAAGGCACCGCGGAAACGACCCCAGCGGAGGCACTCAGAACGGCACTCAGACTGGGAGAGGGCTCGCTCGTCGTCGGCGAAGTCCGCGGTGAGGAAGCCCCAGCGCTCTACGAAGCGATGCGGGTCGGTGCCGCCAGCGATGCCGTGCTGGGGACTGTCCACGGCAAAGGCGCCGAGGCAGTCCGAGGGCGGATGGCCGAACTCGGCGTGAGCAACGCTGCCTTCGGCGCCACTGATTTCGTGCTCACGACCGCCAGAACCGGGTCGGGGCGGCAGGCGGTCGCCGTTGAGGAAGTTCGAGAGACGGCCGGCGGAACAGAAATTCGTCCGTTGTTTGGACTGGACAATGGCGAACTCACAGCGACGGGACTGCTGGACCGCGGCGAGAGCAAGCTACTCGACGGGCTCTCCACGCCACAGGAGAGCTATGGCGACACGCTGGCGGTCGTCGATAAGCGTGCCACCTGGTTCCGCGACGTGGCTGCGGATGGTGTCGTCGCCCCCGATGCAATCCAGGCTGAACGAACACACGGTGAGCAGGGTGGCACATCGTGGTGA
- a CDS encoding Type II secretion system F domain-containing protein (PFAM: Type II secretion system F domain~KEGG: hbo:Hbor_24640 hypothetical protein), with product MVSSQHGPRGAHQILRALAELWPRAPVVDDELTIACRFLDAPEATRLVAASNVLGIVVGVLGLLLVGLTRRISVLPIVVIIGVVPPIAARQLPIAAAQFVRTRALGESPALFGRLTLRLRVEPSLERAARFASRSGDGRLAAALGGHVRRARAGPESGLRSFAKEWGAWEPALERASARIVDATAAPPDERIRGCERALETVRSSVEHRLASFADDLRGPVTGLYAFGVLLPLALVGVLPAARIAGLQVGMAQLVLLYDLLLPLGLLGAGAWLLTKRPVAFPPPRVGRDHPDVPDRRQEAVALGIGTAVAAAVLCRAILPWATPIAALGTGGGVALYHAFEPRTTIRERVRETEDGLPDALALVGRRVADGTAVERALTEVSEELPGPAGELLGAAAERTQTLGIPVEGAFFGEYGVLSDLPSDRARDAGTMFTLAATEGAPAGDVLVTAGDHLRALQQAGADGRRKLAAVTGTLANTAVLFGPLVGGVTVAMVGGVSSDPVAAAGVNAAASSGTVGFETAALGRAVGVYVLAMAGVLTGLSTALEHGVDRSLLGYRVGIALPTATGAYVAAVVVAGTVL from the coding sequence GTGGTGAGCAGTCAGCACGGGCCGAGAGGTGCGCACCAGATTCTTCGCGCGCTGGCTGAGCTGTGGCCCCGGGCACCTGTCGTCGATGATGAGCTCACAATTGCGTGTCGGTTCCTTGATGCCCCGGAGGCGACACGTCTCGTCGCTGCGAGCAACGTGCTCGGGATTGTCGTCGGCGTCTTGGGGTTGTTGCTGGTCGGACTCACCAGACGCATCTCGGTACTCCCCATCGTCGTCATCATCGGTGTTGTTCCGCCAATCGCAGCCCGTCAACTGCCTATCGCTGCCGCCCAGTTCGTGCGAACGCGGGCGCTTGGGGAGAGCCCAGCGCTCTTCGGTCGGCTGACGCTCAGACTCCGAGTCGAGCCGAGCCTCGAACGGGCGGCACGGTTCGCGTCGCGGTCCGGCGATGGACGGCTCGCGGCGGCGCTCGGTGGCCACGTCCGGCGGGCACGTGCCGGCCCCGAGTCTGGGCTCCGCTCCTTCGCTAAGGAGTGGGGTGCGTGGGAGCCAGCCCTCGAACGCGCGAGTGCGCGGATTGTCGACGCGACTGCTGCACCCCCAGACGAACGGATTCGGGGCTGTGAACGAGCCCTCGAAACCGTCCGTTCGAGCGTCGAACACCGGCTTGCCTCGTTCGCTGACGACCTCCGTGGCCCTGTGACAGGGTTGTATGCGTTCGGCGTGTTGCTCCCGCTGGCGCTCGTCGGCGTGCTTCCAGCGGCCAGAATCGCCGGGCTACAGGTGGGGATGGCCCAGCTGGTTCTACTCTATGATCTGTTGCTCCCGCTTGGGCTGCTCGGCGCAGGGGCGTGGCTACTCACCAAGCGGCCGGTCGCGTTCCCGCCGCCCCGTGTCGGACGCGATCATCCCGACGTACCCGACCGACGTCAGGAGGCCGTCGCGCTCGGTATCGGAACAGCTGTGGCAGCAGCGGTCCTCTGTCGTGCGATACTCCCCTGGGCGACACCCATTGCAGCGCTGGGAACCGGCGGCGGTGTTGCACTGTATCACGCCTTCGAACCGCGAACGACGATTCGTGAGCGCGTTCGCGAAACTGAGGACGGGCTCCCCGATGCCCTCGCGTTGGTCGGCCGCCGTGTCGCAGACGGCACCGCCGTCGAGCGAGCACTGACCGAAGTGAGTGAGGAACTGCCCGGTCCCGCAGGTGAGTTGCTGGGAGCGGCTGCTGAGCGAACTCAGACCCTCGGAATCCCGGTCGAAGGTGCGTTTTTCGGGGAGTACGGGGTGCTATCAGACCTCCCGAGCGACCGCGCCCGCGACGCCGGCACGATGTTCACTCTCGCGGCGACCGAAGGTGCTCCAGCGGGCGACGTGCTCGTCACGGCCGGCGACCATCTGCGTGCGCTCCAGCAGGCCGGAGCTGATGGGCGACGCAAACTTGCCGCAGTCACCGGGACACTGGCCAACACCGCCGTGCTGTTCGGCCCGCTCGTGGGCGGGGTCACCGTGGCAATGGTGGGTGGGGTGTCCTCGGACCCGGTGGCCGCTGCTGGCGTCAATGCGGCCGCCAGTTCGGGCACGGTGGGTTTCGAAACGGCGGCACTCGGACGAGCGGTGGGTGTCTACGTACTTGCGATGGCCGGGGTGTTGACTGGACTCTCGACAGCGCTTGAGCACGGTGTAGACCGCTCGCTTCTCGGGTATCGCGTCGGTATCGCGCTCCCGACAGCTACCGGGGCGTACGTGGCGGCCGTCGTTGTCGCGGGAACGGTGCTCTGA
- a CDS encoding NAD-dependent epimerase/dehydratase (PFAM: NAD-dependent epimerase/dehydratase~KEGG: hmu:Hmuk_3050 NAD-dependent epimerase/dehydratase), which produces MRVVILGCGYVGQELASKLEDAGHDAVGVVRSEASAAERRADGIEAVVADLTDSEAVDRLPDADALVFAASAGRGSVKQARALYIDGLRSVISAYQDRDHPPERVLFTSSTGVYGDHEGGWVDESTPVSPKSPKAGVIAKAEALVHTAPFESTVARFAGLYGPGRYRLLSYLDSVTEGWRNSTHRDDAAGALAWFLREDCGRNETILVTDGEPVQRWAFGDWLAAECGEPEPAKQTVGERIAADHLSPESVRRLRSEKRCRNDRLLELGYELEYENIYEGYADAIAAYRAADGSV; this is translated from the coding sequence ATGCGTGTCGTCATTCTTGGCTGTGGCTACGTCGGACAGGAACTCGCGAGCAAACTCGAGGACGCCGGTCACGATGCCGTCGGCGTTGTCCGCTCCGAAGCGAGCGCCGCCGAACGCAGAGCAGACGGTATCGAGGCAGTAGTGGCCGACCTGACGGACTCAGAAGCCGTCGATCGGCTCCCAGACGCGGACGCGCTTGTCTTCGCCGCTTCCGCTGGCCGGGGGAGCGTCAAGCAGGCCCGTGCGCTCTACATCGACGGTCTGCGCAGCGTCATCTCGGCGTATCAGGACCGCGACCACCCCCCCGAGCGGGTTCTGTTCACGTCGAGTACAGGAGTGTACGGTGACCACGAGGGCGGCTGGGTCGACGAATCGACGCCAGTCAGCCCCAAGAGTCCGAAAGCAGGCGTCATCGCAAAGGCTGAAGCACTCGTCCATACTGCTCCGTTCGAGAGCACCGTTGCGCGGTTCGCCGGCCTCTACGGTCCCGGCCGGTACCGTCTCTTGTCGTACCTGGACTCCGTGACCGAGGGGTGGCGCAACTCGACACACCGCGACGACGCCGCGGGTGCGTTGGCGTGGTTCCTCAGGGAGGATTGCGGTCGAAACGAGACGATACTCGTCACCGACGGCGAACCCGTTCAACGCTGGGCGTTCGGAGACTGGCTGGCTGCGGAGTGTGGTGAGCCCGAACCAGCGAAACAGACAGTCGGGGAGCGCATCGCTGCCGACCACCTTTCGCCGGAGTCGGTCAGGCGGCTCAGATCCGAGAAACGATGCCGGAACGACCGGCTGCTCGAGTTGGGCTACGAACTCGAGTACGAGAACATCTACGAAGGATACGCTGACGCGATTGCGGCGTACCGTGCCGCGGACGGCTCAGTGTGA
- a CDS encoding hypothetical protein (KEGG: hbo:Hbor_24610 hypothetical protein), which translates to MTSAALDACLCVLLISAAAVTVTSIPQPSAESTDDRADAVAETLAAETAELSYTLRPLDREPDAAGSEYDRIAHGTLASLLATAAVRTVHVGGDPLTKTNNGFTASIRETVRTRLPARAQVVVEFRPYPGAHLGRKLTVGPTPPATADVHAATVRAASGVSTVENPESVAQTEGFDGLGNAVAGVLVDGLFPPEKGRLALAGGSPVDRLIEHRYARASDRYTVETRDAVERGDTATANTQLTDAMADRVASDLREEFDSPTAAAESLRLSEVTIGVRTWST; encoded by the coding sequence ATGACCAGCGCGGCGCTCGACGCCTGCCTCTGCGTCCTCCTCATCAGTGCGGCCGCTGTCACCGTCACGAGCATCCCACAACCGTCTGCGGAGTCGACAGACGACCGCGCTGACGCAGTTGCCGAAACGCTGGCCGCCGAAACCGCGGAACTCTCCTACACGCTCCGACCCCTTGATCGGGAGCCGGACGCCGCCGGATCGGAGTACGACCGAATCGCTCACGGCACCCTCGCCTCGCTGCTCGCCACCGCGGCGGTCAGAACCGTCCACGTCGGCGGCGATCCGCTGACCAAAACGAACAACGGCTTCACGGCGTCTATTCGGGAGACGGTTCGCACACGCCTGCCAGCGCGTGCGCAGGTGGTCGTCGAATTCCGCCCGTATCCCGGCGCCCACCTCGGCCGGAAACTGACGGTCGGTCCCACGCCACCTGCCACCGCTGACGTGCACGCTGCAACCGTCCGTGCCGCAAGTGGTGTCTCCACAGTCGAGAACCCCGAATCGGTCGCACAAACGGAGGGGTTCGACGGTCTCGGTAACGCAGTTGCTGGGGTATTGGTCGACGGTCTGTTCCCCCCTGAGAAGGGGCGGTTGGCGTTGGCCGGCGGTTCGCCAGTCGACCGGCTCATTGAGCACCGGTACGCGCGTGCGAGTGACCGATACACCGTCGAGACACGCGACGCCGTCGAACGCGGGGATACAGCGACCGCGAACACCCAGCTCACGGATGCGATGGCGGATCGCGTTGCCTCGGACCTCCGCGAGGAGTTCGACTCGCCCACAGCAGCAGCCGAGTCGCTCCGACTCAGCGAGGTCACAATCGGCGTCCGGACGTGGTCGACATGA
- a CDS encoding hypothetical protein (KEGG: hvo:HVO_0750 hypothetical protein), translated as MFELPAESPALVAGLAVAAAAFFAVTASLPARPAPDASGVAGTVDEVAAGESPASATHQHGANELKIDPHGLVMRNDAGISRARFAFGPVTPVGPESPLRAVLNGAHPGEVFESPQAFKQAVVTARSADSEWRPSTVVQVRGVSWDGYRVTLVGV; from the coding sequence GTGTTCGAACTACCCGCTGAGAGTCCCGCGCTCGTGGCCGGGCTCGCGGTGGCTGCGGCGGCGTTTTTCGCCGTCACGGCCTCGCTCCCGGCCCGTCCAGCCCCCGACGCATCGGGCGTCGCCGGAACCGTCGACGAGGTTGCTGCGGGTGAGTCACCCGCGTCAGCAACGCACCAGCACGGTGCAAACGAGCTCAAAATCGACCCCCACGGCCTGGTGATGCGCAACGACGCGGGAATCTCGCGGGCGAGGTTCGCCTTCGGACCCGTCACACCAGTCGGTCCCGAGAGCCCGCTCCGCGCGGTGCTCAACGGAGCCCACCCAGGTGAGGTGTTCGAGAGTCCACAAGCATTCAAGCAGGCCGTCGTCACAGCCCGGAGCGCGGATTCGGAGTGGCGACCGTCGACAGTCGTTCAGGTACGGGGGGTGAGTTGGGATGGCTACCGCGTCACCCTCGTCGGCGTCTGA
- a CDS encoding hypothetical protein (KEGG: hmu:Hmuk_3054 hypothetical protein) encodes MATASPSSASEPKPADGQSSRGQLSPPAALVAVATVGMALSLYATVFAGIIPGPDRNVAEPTLERVQDTVVTAGVAAPEKLDDATVAGPNSYRLHISLRTESRSWSAGPTPPGPGSAETATRRTAVRTRPGEVHSGQLRVVVWR; translated from the coding sequence ATGGCTACCGCGTCACCCTCGTCGGCGTCTGAGCCCAAGCCAGCGGACGGCCAGTCAAGCCGCGGCCAACTGTCGCCACCGGCAGCGCTCGTCGCCGTCGCCACCGTCGGAATGGCGCTCTCGCTCTACGCCACGGTGTTCGCCGGCATCATCCCCGGTCCTGACAGGAACGTCGCCGAACCCACCCTCGAGCGTGTCCAGGATACCGTTGTCACTGCTGGCGTTGCAGCCCCCGAGAAACTCGACGACGCGACAGTTGCTGGCCCCAACAGCTACCGCCTCCACATCTCGCTCCGGACTGAGAGTCGGAGCTGGAGCGCGGGGCCGACACCGCCCGGCCCCGGATCGGCCGAGACGGCTACACGGCGAACCGCAGTCAGAACCCGACCGGGAGAAGTGCACTCCGGCCAGCTTCGTGTGGTGGTCTGGCGATGA